The genomic segment tGTTAATAGATTCTATTATATTCGTTTTCTATTATCTCTCTctctatgtatatatatatatatatatatatatatatatatataagtatttatgAGTATCATAAATAtcaatagatatttttttatagatacaCGATGGATAACGAAGTGATATATTTAAGAGGAACAAATAAGCATTATtagtagagctgtcaaaacgggtaactcggctcgacccaccacaggttggtcacttagtgagccaacctaatccgactcacttattagcaagctgaaaaaaatttgaacccggcccgacccaccatgggttggtgggttaaacgggttggctcactagctcacttaattataatttttttaaataaaaaaaattataatttttttaattcaaaatataaataaatttcactataaaaaaaaatatattgatatttatgatactcataaatacttatttatatatcatacaatccaagcgtaatccaaaaagaagcacaaaaggtgaacaaataagtttttaatattgataatttttgtatcacttatcCATCTATAATATCaaagtcttgaatagataaatctataatatttttctctcttgaaacatttttttatctcatttacaatataataaaaaaatgctaacgaataatattgaaacaaaaaataataaataattaaattaaattaggtgcgttggtgagccaactcggatgagccgggttctaagtgagccaGATTGTAAACTAATCTGCataaaaaagttacatttttttcaaacctaacATGGttcaaacccgtggtggaccgAGTTAGCTTGCGTGttacaactcattttgacagtattaattattaatacacGACCGATTgtcattcttaataaattttattattataattatttactagtttttattatataggTTGGCAATATGAGTTTTGAAATAATGTAATGTCTTAAAAAAGTTTGAATAATTTGGatacttaatttatttgtttgttaaattatcaagttaaaactttaattttaaatttttatctttataataaagTTTGATAAAATAGGTGAACactataattatattattataaaaaaataatctgtTTTGATTGtattacaattaatatataaaataaattggtcTTAAGTGAGTCAATCATCtaatattaatgaaagaaaggttacaacattttttattcatcaaaaaGTGAATTAAGATGATTTATTTTTAGCTCAACCTATGATCAGTTAAGTGTATGAGTCAAATTAACTCACTTTGTTTCacatatacaatttattttaatcctATTTTTGTGTTGGTTATATCAACACATTACAATATTGATTAAATGATTCTATCacttaaaattaagaaaattatttttaagtgtaatttaattttacaatattgaattagaaaaatataatttatattttataatttattcattaatgtaatttttttataaaaaataaaaaataacttattttacaattttaaaataagaataagtgtgagaatacaaaatgaaaaacgACGAAATATGAATAtctcataattaatttaaaaatttatgtattaCTCGTATTAATCCtaatatttgattaaactaaatattattttctatatcaaGAGagatacaaaaaataatatctcTATACATATTCTTAattgtattataaaaaaaattactcttatgaattttataatctaatttaagataattttttgtttttttggtcatttttaattaaaatttaaagtttaaaatgaaTTGTGTTATAacagaaattattttatacttagattttatctatttatgtataatataacagtgttattttttttattaattttgattaaattagatGGAATACGGAAATGTATATCCTAACAAACTAACACAAATTGCTTTGGAAGGAAAAGGAGTAGAATAGATAACTTCAAAATAAGTATCTGTCTGATTGTTTTGATCTAAATacagaataatttttatttctatatttaacaaataataaagtttTACTGAATCTGTATATTTTAACATGTGCGTGTAtactctcttttattgttttaaaaattaattaaatattttaaaaaaaaaattttgttattaaatattcatgtatattttcttttcttgaatatcaatatcaagttACATAAATATCAAATGAGAATATAAAAGGTTTTAAATACTTGAAATTGAAAGATAGGTtttttatgcaaaaaaaaaaataataaataaaaatattaaaaataagtaaaaacaatgaaatatatattttaaggtAAGAAAAACATTTGACGAAACcttgaaaaacaaaatgagaaaaaagTAGTTTCAGGATCTTAATAAATTCTATAGATAATaaacaaattgaataatttagaaaaaaaaagttggttaacaatattttaatctcaatattcaaatttattattccCTTTAatccttatatttatttttaagtttatgatTTGCTTTAgtccttatatttatttttattgaagaaTTGACCTCTAATATTTCTTAATGTTTTTAAGGTTCATAAATCTGAGTCGTAGCAGTACGTGGATGGAGAAATGAAACCCCTAAGTGATGATGatttaatttgaaaagtggattgtttatttttctaataatggaAATTAATGATCATCTAATCCAGAAGATGCAATAATGCATAAACAAAGTCCAACtttctctgaatgattaataaCTGTCATGGTGTTTTGGGAAGCAAATCATTAACAACTTCGAATTCAAGGATTCCATTCTTCCAAATCCTTAAGCCttttatcaaacaaataaaattatgatgTGTATCCACCTAAAGCAGTAAGACCACCTAATCCCTTCACTATATATTaaaatggttttatttttttaaattatcatatttgCATTTTGGTctcttgatttttaattttacaatttattaaaatttgttttcggTCAAATTTAGTTTACTTAAAATCCTTAAATCCATATCTGTACtgaaaattactaattaaaatttttaaactgTGATTCCCTCTCAAAATTctccaataaaaataataaatataattcataaaaaattctCCTAAgatatcttataaaatattccaatttttttccactttgattaaatttatcaCTTCAAcggttttcatttatttatattctaatttCAACATAAACCGAAAAACTTggatataaaatgataatacgAGGGTTCattagttgttttattttagattGAAAGCTTAATTAACTCAAGAAGATTAAATAAGCCATAAATAATACACAATCCacattaaagtaaaaaaaaaaagtacaattaAACCTATTTATATAGTATTTATTATAGGTAggacaaattttcaaaatatgtatgcatttggtaaaaagatttttttaaaattatcttttgcatcaattattttttttttgtcaaaatatcTCTTactaatgaaataaaaacttgaGACAATAAGTCTCAATAATTTTAGGAAAATTTTATTACTACTAACTAAATCAACTAACATTTTGAATGTGTGTGAATTAGTTGAAAGTCTTGATTTGAAAAGTGAAAGTATATGTGGATAGTTATTAAGTATAATGGACAAGTAcaagtatttattattattattattattgtaaataaaagataataatgtGACATCTTGTGCAGGTGGCGTTAACGTTATTTGTGTTTGGATTAGAAgttattaatgaattatttaataaagCAGAGTGGCATGAGTGGTAATTAATGCAAACATGGAGGTAAGAAAGAGAGGTAGAGTAGATTCATAAagtgaagagagagaaaagaatgGCCGTTTGAAGTTTGAACTTTAAACATTGAGAGCatcaaaacaaaaccaaattgAATGCAACCCAACAAAACCCATTAACTCCAATTCATTGTTTCATTCAtcctcaaaattttgaaaaactcccACATCTCCAAggcaagagagagagagaatgacCGGAGTGGTCATGGTTACCAAGGGCGGTAGATGCGGCGGAGGTGGGAAGCGGTCGAGGGCGGCGCGAACcgctgaggaagaagaagagcagCAGAACCAGCTCTCTCTCGTGGCGTTTCTCTTGGCGGCCATCAGAAAATCGATGGTTTCCTGCAGGGTGGACCCACCGGACGATGTAATCTCCACCGTCCATAACATGGAGATCGGATGGCCTACCAACGTTCAGCACATCACTCATGTCACCTTCGACCGCTTCAATGGTTTCCTCGGTCTTCCTTATGAGTTCGAAGTTGAGATCCCTGCTAGGGTCCCCAGTGCTAGGTAACCACTaccacttcttttctttctaaatggatactttttatttttttttgttagatttcAAATGGGTTTTGTTTGAAATGctatcaagttttttttttttttttggctttttTTTTGTGTGCTTGGAAGAGCTTTTGGTGTGTATATGTGGAAGACAGAAAGGGTTTGACTTTCATTAAGGGTGGTGAAGAATGTGGCCCGAACTTCTTCTATGCGTCTATGCTAGTTCGTTTTCAAACTAGTGCATTGGGGTTGTTCATTATTCGTTTAACTTTGGTCCTGATCCTGTAGAGTCTTGTTCTTGTATAAATTGTTGCGAAGTGAGGAACTTCTCATTGTTTGGGATTTGGGGAACATGTTGGTTAAATGCTTCGTTGGGCACGGGATGAATAGAGATTGAGCACATGTTAGGACATGGAATTCCTTGTACAAGTTCCTGGTTAGCCACGGAATGAACTGCTCAATCTTGTTTAGagtttcttatttttctgttttgttgcTATTTCATTTTTCAGAAGTTATAGTCCAGCCTTGATTTCTTACCCTAATTCTTCGCTGAACCCAATTTAGCAGGGTTTTTTGGGTTTTCCTATGTTTATAGCATCATTTTAATTTGCGATTTCTTGTCACCAATGCTTGCAGTGTAAGTGTGTTTGGCGTCTCAGCAGAATCTATGCAGTGTTCTTATGATTCTAAAGGAAACAGTGTCCCCACTATTCTCTTGCTAATGCAGGACCGGCTATACTCACAGAGAGGCTTAAAGGTACTGCCTGTATTATGTGTTTTATCTTTTGTAACAGCAAGCTCTTGCAACCAGTGAGTTTCAGattaactttctttttgttttttctttccagGCTGAGGGTATATTTCGCATAAACCCAGAAAATAGTCAAGAGGAGCATGTGAGGGACCAGTTGAATAGGGGCATTGTGCCTGATGACATTGATGTGCACTGCTTGGCGGGACTAATTAAAGCCTGGTTCCGAGAGCTACCTTCAGGAGTGCTAGATGGACTTTCCCCTGAGCAAGTTCTTCAATGCAACACAGAAGAAGAATCTGTTGATCTTGTGAAGCAGCTAAAGCCAACTGAGTCTGCCTTACTCAGCTGGGCCATTGATCTCATGGCCGATGTTGTAGAAGAGGAGGAATTTAACAAAATGAATGCAAGAAATATTGCTATGGTTTTTGCTCCAAACATGACTCAGGTATGCTGACATACTCATTGTCTGTCTGTAtctattttgttgtttttctttttttttaaatgttgtttGAAAGAAGAGGAAATATGTTATGCAGAGTAGTTTATTGAACTATTATTTCTGGGCTAAAGTGtaacacaaaatttaaatagGAACAATATTCTAGTTCTAAAATCGAACTATATTTACCATGTTCCTTAAGCATGTGGTGAAAGGTTGTCTGTTTGTCTGAAAGAATATTTGTCGAAAGGGATCAACCCCTTAAAAGATCTCTTGAATAGTACCCCGTGACaccaaaaaaacatataaataacataatagtGTTTAAACATTACATAAATTCTTAAATCAAatcattcattttcaaactGCAGATATTTAGGAATACTTTCAGCAGTTTTTAATCCTAGGTTATACAGACATGttcgtaaaaaaaattatctatcatttTTGTCTTCATTCACATGAGAAAACTTTAGGTTTCATTATCAAAACAAGctgccatttttttttttgctaacaGTAGGTTATTTTAGCTCTTGCACATTAGAACTAAAAGGCCTGTTTTTAATTCATCTTTGTTTTCTGGACAGATGTCTGATCCTCTAACTGCCCTGATGCACGCGGTTCAAGTGATGAATTTACTCAAGACACTTATCATGAAGACACTTCGAGAACGTGAAGAAACAACACCAGGTGGGTATTCTTCCATGTCTTTTCATTCATCGGGTCGCCAATCAGAGGATGAATACGACAGTCAGCGAGAAATGGACACTAGCGGTGAATTGAGAGGCGCCAAATCAGATTATGATGCTCACTATGGCCACAGCAGTGAAGGGGAAGCTGAATCTTTAAGCGAGATAGAGGAGTGCTTCTTGAAGCAGTTGGATGAGAACACAAAGGGATTCTCACAAGAACCTGCTGGTCATTTGGAGAAGTATGTTAGCACCATAAGTTACTCTGCCTATAGCATGGAGCCTTCTATATCTGTTACTGATAACAAAGCTGGGAATTCCTGTTTGAGGACAACACTGACCTCAAGTGTTGACACAAGTAGTTCATCAATAGGATGTACAAGTACCAAAGATGTGGAGATGGTCGATAAGTTTGCTGATTCTATTTCACCTGTAACACTCCTTGCTTCTAGCTAAGAACTGGTTTTCTTTTTTACGAGATTTTTAGTACCATGTTTTCCTGATTTTGTCTTTACAAGCAGCAGGTTTGCTTGTGTAAATTAATAGATGGAGTAGGAACCCTTTTCTTGTTGTGTATTATGGACAGGTTATGTTCAGTTTAGGGCTGAATTTTACCCGATTCTGTATGTTCTTGTAATAGACAATTCTAACCATGCAAAATGGATGGAACAACAGGCTAAGGTGTAGCCAGGGCTTCAAATTTCAGCTAAGTGAATTCCTGCATGTGTTATGATCAAAATTTCATGGATTCCCTATTCTATGTTGAATAGGGATACCTATCACAGTAGAAAGATTGGAATTCTTACTAGTGCTATAATATTGACAAGTTTGGTTGGCTATCAAAGTGGCCATCATTACAAAATCAATTCCAGAAGAAGGCCAACTCTTACTTTGTAACGCGCAAAAGTAAATCTACCTTCACCATATATACTCCTGAAAATGCTTTAATGTTTCATTATCTTTAATATTTGGTTCAATTGTCCTTAACCTGTTTTTTTCGTGAATTTTGCCTGTAATATCTACTTTTAACACGTTTGGTTATAAGTTGTAGTTTTCATACATTCTTGTTTCATTAATAGTACTCTAAATCATAAGGATTTTAAAATCTATGattctcaaataaattataatagtaaGAGAGACTTCCCTTAATTCATGAAAATAAGTCCTTCatgcttcttcttcattttttttttcaatttgtctctttacctttttttttcttgttctcaGTTTTTAGAATAAAGAAAACACGATATATTGACCTACCAAAATCTTACCCACTTACGTGTCAGCTGATGCTAAATTTAGAATtgagttttcaatttttttttctgctgcCGTGGCATTTGGTGAAATGCTGGAATTGGGAATGGGTTTATGGCGCGTGATTCATTTTGCAATGACGCTTCTTTAACAATCAATTGGtaacaacattttaacaatgCCAGCTCTCAGCGACGGATGGATGTATTTCAAATAagctttaaaaattttaaatgtgaCGTGAAGGGCAGTTTTGGAAGAAAAAGAATGTTTTCCGGTTTctctaaaatgaatttttagtCACTTTTTTTTGTCTTCTCTCTAGCTATTTCTCGTAATTCTCTTTTGTCATTTCTCATTTCTTTCtctcaccctttctcttttTTACTTACTAGTGATGACCTCCACTGTGACTTTTAGCGTCATGTCCACCATTTCACATTTTGTTGTCTCTCGCAATTCTtcgtcttctttcttctctctcatgATTTTTCTCCTATCTCCCTTGCTAGTTTTCCTTCGTTTCTCACCGCTTGTGACTTCGACGTTTCCctaatcaatgtaatcttggtGGAAAATTTTTTTGATCACTTTCTGATAATGGTTATGTAATATAACCTTTTATTTCAGATATTTGAACAATGGATGTGTAAGAGGTATTGATGTTGATGACACTAACCTTGAAGATTTCTTTAAAAGGTGTAACTCTACAATCACACTGATACTTGGACCTGCAGGAAATGTGCAAAATACCTTAATGAATAAAGACAACGATGAACCACAAAACACTCAAGAATTTGTTCAAGATATTGCTCAAGCAACATATGACCATGACTTCAAATCGAATCCTTTAAAATGAGCATAAATGCTCATACAACACCATGGTCGAAATTTCattcacatttaaaaaatatacagtGCTTTTGATGACAACAACATCACACACTATTATATTGTCAAATGTAGGTCTTATGAAGGATGGAAACATTGACAATGTTAATCACCTCGACTCTATAAAGTCATTGCATGTTCTTCCTTTTGTGGCATGCATTGTCAAGGATTATAAGCCAAATGAATTGGGAGACATGTAAATTTCTATTAAGGTAACATTTGTTTCTCACGAACCAAGTTGACTTCTCTATAATTGTGAagtaatgtattattttatgtgACTAGGATCCTATAAGCTACTAGAGCATAAGTTGGGGACCtaggtttagggttttgaaCAACCCCTTTCCACACCAACTATAAGGGATTTCACCTCAACATTTTTATAAGGGATTTCATACTCTAAAGACGTTCAAAGACGACGAAACTTACTCAGCcaagtaaaaaaattgaaaaaatcactAAAAAACACAGTCCAGACAACCTTGGGAGTTCTCATGCTTGGGAGTCACATTTAGGATTCTATACAACCCCCCAAAATCTCctatggtaattgattacaaagaccctgtaatcgattactagagcATAAGTTGGACAATAATTCACTAGTAATCGATTTCAATCTATTTGTAATCCATTACAAGAGCAAATGTTAGGAAGCCTAGTTGTGTATCTAGGGAGCCACGTTGAAGGCTTTCAGCCACTCATTGAAACtcttatggtaatcgattacattccAATTGTAATCAATTACTAGTAAAGGTATTCAGGAGTCTAGTTCTTAAATTTAGGGAGTCAAGTTGTCGGTTTTGAATATTCATTTACATAACTTAAAATCACATTGGACACTAAGTTTCTTCATGAACAATAAGTGGCACGAATGATCACAATCATCACTTCCAAACTTTCTGCACTTTCAATCCTCGCTCATGCTTTGCGTATAAAATCTAGAGAGGTATACAAAGCGTGCCACATACTCCTGCACAGTTCTGCTCCCTTGCTCTAGAGTCAGAAACTCTACTTCCTTGTCATATTTAACACTTACCGGAAAATAACACTCCAAGAATTTCCCCTTAAACGTCATCCGATTGATCTCCTCTCCCTGGGTAATCATCAACAACTTTGTGCTCCTCCACCAATCTAACATGAATGTAGCGAAAATCACCTTCTACTCCTTAGTACAATCAATCACTCCAAAGATCTTTTCATTATTGCATATCCAATCATCTGCCTCATCAGGAGTAGCCTTTCCATTAAACTTAGATGAATTATGACGTAGGTAATCATTCATACTAGCACGGTACCAACGGACAGGTCCTGGATGTTATCCTTATAGTGCGTGTACCATTTGCTTGAGAGCACGAGCTATATCCTCAACGATATTAGTAGGGGATCGTGGTCTACGAGACATCTTCTTACCCACACAacaataacatttatttaatcaCTTCAATTCAACAGTTATACACATACACATGCAATTCACACAAATATACATATATGCATATAATTCTCACCATCATTTAGTTACACCTGAAATTCACAAAGTTACACAACAAAAGCTAGACGAGCTCACTCCCCAAAAGCCCcaaaagtttttttttgaaacctggctctgataccaaatgtaACGCCCCAAATTTCAGGATGTCATGGGTTATTACAAAAACCggtaattttcaaaaatttcttaTAGCGcagaaatgtatttttaaaaacctCAGCATTTAAACTTGCATCACATAATAGTTCCAAAATACTTGTCCAATTGCactatttaaataaaaccaaaataacaaaggaaataaaataaatctagtTACATTGTCTTAAAAACTCAATTGCAATAGCTTTAAATAAAAACCCTCAGGTCTGTCCCCCATCATCTCACGAATCTATTATGCTTTATCTTCATTTGTAGcatcatctgctcccgtataacatcacacattatacaatcatcgcattcacatgcacaaacacaaacatgtatggggTAAACTACCgataatataatcataataataagatataaacacatTGAATATATCAACCATAACAACCACCCCAtactcaataataataataataggatCCTTAAACCTCTAACACAACAATTAATCACGATAAATTACTAAATCCTCGAACCTTGAACCTCGATCCTCGATCCTCGATCATCACATATCTAGACCGCAGTCTATCTGTTCACCAACACCTATGTTGTCTACACCACATAATCTCATTACTATCAATATATCATTCCTTCGAGCATCATCGTCATTACGATAATCCACACATGTACCTCCATCATGACATACCCCATCATGATCACCAACATCATGACTATCCCAATCATGAACAACCATGAGCATCTCCAAACCATAAACACCAATGGAAAAAGTCAGTCTCACTCTTGTAGTATCCTACTTCACCGACGATAGATTCTCCATACAACCCATCTATAGATTCCCATACAAATACATTCGAGTAGTCTTGCAATCCAGCAAGGAACATGTAATCAAGCCACACAAGGACAATGAAGACACCTTCACCCCCACATAAGAAAGGTTCAATACCCGAATAACCCTTCCAGTGtacacaaggcaaaaggaagcacTTATTCACAAATAGCAccaggatttactaggtacaacaagtaTACTTTATccttcactctcatgctcatcaatcacatacatAGGTACATCCCAATACTCATTCATACTTTAATTCACAATCACAAGTCAAAACTGACCCTAAACATGCTCATTACTCTCATTCCTTGAATACCAACGCATTCCACTGTTTCTTAGGCTTGAACcacgtccattcttcatcaaattcaacatttttcaccaaaatacaatgtcataattgattatcacttttgataattgattatctcaaTGAAAGTCACCCAGAAACATCACATaagaagggataatcgattatcataaatgataatcgattattcccgcAACCAAACTCAATATCGACGCGCAAGAATTAATTATCattagtgataattgattatatgcGAAACGAAACACATTCTGGACATAACTCAAGTCTAGAAACACACATGCAACAACCCTAAATCAGGAGAGAACTCCCTCAAAACATCATTCATACAATCAAGCATCACATATCCttgtaaacatactcaaacataTACACCACAacacttgaatcatccaaattcaatcattaacatattataacccaaacaacaaaattataattcatatgaTTATTGCTACACCCTTACACATACATTTGCATGGAAAACCTCCAAGCCTCATAACTTTATTCTCTCTTAGTATCAAACCCTCtgttgggataacccaacaaccatacatacattcatagggaaaacccaacacaattattacataaattttatgCCCATGGATACATAAACTCTTGCCCAACAAGAGCAACATAAAACCATAATCATTATCATATAACATATGTCAACAAgaattattaatcaaaataaccaagaacataaataacatacaataattaacaaacaaaggtaagtttCTTCGTACCTTGGCCAATCCTAGGGCTTTGTCTACACTCTAAAACAACACCAATCTCTAAGGTTTCTGCAGTTTTTCCTCTTCTCTCACAAAACTGCctctctctccctccctctctctctttcgTTCTAAATAGGTTAGAATGTGCAACGCTAGTTTCCctttctcctttttatcttttcttattctatttttatcttttgaattaaaataatatcaacaaccactaaattttttaatttcagacTTATTTTCCTTTCCTTTACTTTCCACACCCCCATAACTTAATTTCTACACTAATTAATAAGGTTAAAATGACCTTTTTGCCCTTgggtccaaaatacaaattgaaacccaaaagtttactttaactctctttctttctagGATTTGGCCCACACTTATTCAATCCTAAATCACCCTTCTACCTTCAATCCAACACATCATATTGTAACAACACATTACACAAATAATCTAAATAACAACATATCAATCATGCATTTtacttaatcaata from the Vigna angularis cultivar LongXiaoDou No.4 chromosome 3, ASM1680809v1, whole genome shotgun sequence genome contains:
- the LOC108324892 gene encoding rho GTPase-activating protein 2, whose amino-acid sequence is MTGVVMVTKGGRCGGGGKRSRAARTAEEEEEQQNQLSLVAFLLAAIRKSMVSCRVDPPDDVISTVHNMEIGWPTNVQHITHVTFDRFNGFLGLPYEFEVEIPARVPSASVSVFGVSAESMQCSYDSKGNSVPTILLLMQDRLYSQRGLKAEGIFRINPENSQEEHVRDQLNRGIVPDDIDVHCLAGLIKAWFRELPSGVLDGLSPEQVLQCNTEEESVDLVKQLKPTESALLSWAIDLMADVVEEEEFNKMNARNIAMVFAPNMTQMSDPLTALMHAVQVMNLLKTLIMKTLREREETTPGGYSSMSFHSSGRQSEDEYDSQREMDTSGELRGAKSDYDAHYGHSSEGEAESLSEIEECFLKQLDENTKGFSQEPAGHLEKYVSTISYSAYSMEPSISVTDNKAGNSCLRTTLTSSVDTSSSSIGCTSTKDVEMVDKFADSISPVTLLASS